Proteins from one Streptomyces sp. NBC_00289 genomic window:
- a CDS encoding IS30 family transposase has protein sequence MPETIYRALFAGLLGRRDAKLRTGRTRRKKQRRGVPTLNKIKNMTLIHRRPVEVNDRRSPGHWEGDLIIGRGQGSAIGTLVERTTRYVHLIHLPGGWKAPQVRNALITPTAHIPPQMKRTLTWDQGRELTLHEDIEALTGFRIYFCDPHSPWQRGTNENMNGLLRQYFPKGTDLSVHTAQDLRAVARQLNHRPRIVLGDKTPAEAMQECLTGPLTR, from the coding sequence ATGCCGGAGACGATCTACCGGGCCCTGTTTGCCGGCCTCCTCGGCCGGCGCGACGCCAAGCTCCGCACCGGCCGAACCCGACGCAAGAAGCAGCGTCGCGGCGTGCCCACCCTGAACAAGATCAAGAACATGACGCTGATCCACCGGCGCCCCGTTGAGGTCAACGACCGCAGATCTCCCGGGCATTGGGAGGGAGACCTCATCATCGGCCGCGGACAGGGCTCGGCGATCGGCACCCTGGTCGAGCGCACCACCCGTTACGTTCACCTGATCCACCTGCCCGGCGGCTGGAAGGCCCCGCAGGTGCGCAACGCGCTGATCACGCCGACCGCGCATATCCCGCCCCAGATGAAGAGAACCCTCACCTGGGACCAGGGGCGCGAACTGACGCTCCACGAGGACATCGAGGCCCTCACCGGCTTCCGGATCTACTTCTGCGACCCTCACTCGCCCTGGCAGCGCGGCACCAACGAGAACATGAACGGCCTGCTGCGGCAGTACTTTCCCAAAGGCACCGATCTGTCAGTCCACACCGCACAAGACCTTCGCGCCGTCGCCCGCCAACTCAACCACCGACCCCGCATCGTCCTCGGGGACAAGACCCCGGCCGAGGCCATGCAAGAATGCCTCACAGGCCCATTGACCAGGTGA